The genomic DNA tgccttgcactcaGCTTTTCCCTGTGAAACCAGGCCTGCCGCGATCCTGACTAGGACCTGACCGtgcggttgataaaaatgaaaacaaaagcgcccaggtggcacagtgggatattccgcctgcacaccagcaccgagtttctaaactcctcggttcgaaactcggtgttgcctccagtcggctgggcgccatctagtggccataactggcagtgcctgcagcaggtaCTAATTggtcaccgtatctgcagggtgggggccggactatgtgtgtgtgggtgggtgggtcttcatacgctgtgtaaggaccctgactggcggaagagacgcctgtgcagtaAGCACgagcgagaagaggagggctgtgcacgtgtcggaaaaggcgtgtacagcgacgtacAGCATCAGTATGAGATTTGACTTATGGTAAAGCTTCTGTACTTACAGCCAGTGAAACCTTGTCCTTCTTGTAGTTAGCAAGCTGTTTCTGGAGCTCTGAAACTTCCTCGGTAGCTTTCTGCAGAGGCTCAGTCAAGCGCTTGTTCTGCTGCAGCACATCAGCCATCTCTTTTTCCAACCTCTCCTCCTTCTTCTTCATTTCCTCCACTTGCTCCTATACTCGGAGaaggattaaaaaaataatggcaGGGATGTATCAATTTGAATCAGAGTACCAATGTGCCGGTATCAAAAGTCTTAAAAGGCTGGATtagtatattgttttttttatttcatataatctAGACATGCCCATTTCTCACACACTGAATCATTAACATCCACCTCTTACACAGCATCTATCCTGGCCAAGAATAGCAATTTATAAAGGTAGTATAAGACAAAAAATccgtttatttaaacattttattgcaTCTTAATGTATTTGGTTGATAAATATTGACAAATTTTTACTGTGGCAAaattgtttgcattacacataTTGTTggtgttcatgttttttttttttttttttacacagccaatcatgcatCTGTGCAGGCGCCCAGTCGGTGGACAGCAaagctgaaattcaaacttggatctcaGCAGCCGTGGGCTAGTGCATTaggctgctgcaccacccaaatgcccagttaaaaaatgttttaaatgtccaGGGTTTATAACAACTTATAAACCATCACTTCcctatgtttttaattgtaagaATCATTATTAAAGTAAACAGGTATGAGAGCgtaattattttatcattttaaagcattatgatattatatatataaaaaaatttgaCTCTAAGCTGGtgacataaaaaataataatcataataataataatcaatagaaACTCATTACCATACCCGAAGAGTGTTGATGAGGGCAAGGTTGTTGAGAGTGATATCATTGTAatagtttttaatgtcactgaATGCTTTCTCATGGTTTTTTATGAGTGTATTAATGTGGCCGTTCTTTCTTTCCTCTACATCATGGATTTCAGTCTTGCGCCTCAGGTCTTGCTCCTGACGTAATGCTTGCATTTTCTTCTCATATTTAGCTTCTATTTCTGtacaaaacatattaaaaaaattcatACTTACTGTAGAAGAGATGCATATAATCAGACTTTAATCTGTAAACTGTAATGTTACAGTGGAATGAAACAAGCATTCAACCACCTAATCCTAATCATTCTTATTTTcatgtttaccactgctttttcctggtcagggttgcagtggctCTGGCTTTCCCAGAATCAATGgatacaatgcagtaacacacccatgACAGGGGGCTGATCCAGCGAGGggccctggatcccagcggtagtggggtGGCGGAATTTAATGctccaccacctgagcacccactAAATgcagtattaatatttaaaacctTTTACAGGGTTTAATAAAGTGACAATAATTTTCCActattaatttgtttttgttttttaaacataagtATAAATTCCTACTAATTCATAATGTGTACATGTAAAGTAGATATATGTGCtagaaatatatttaataacagaaaaagtgttttttataatttaataagtCATGGTCAGTCAAACAGGGTACCTCGGACTTGTCTCTCGAAATCATTCCTCAGCTTGGTTATGTCCTCATCATGTTTCTGTTAAAAGATATAGATCCACATTAACAAaccatttatacatttttacaccaagcgaaaaacaacaataaaaaaataatcaaagtAACAATCAGTTAACACACACCAGTTTTAAGTTCTTCGTGAGGTTTTCGTTGGAGAGCTCTTGTTCTTTCAGGTCCACTTTCAGGGTGCGTATGCCTTTTCGCAGTTCATTTTCCAGATCTGCATGCTCTTTTTGCACGAGTTTGGTGGCAATCACTCCCTCCGTCTTAAGCTCTGcaatgttgttttgttgttcatAGAGCAAGTGTTTAACCTTCTGCTTGTAAACctgaaaagtacaaaaaaacctTCCTGTTAAGACATTAGAGATGGACATATGACTGTAACTCTTATTattcagattttatttatatCTTATATCAAGATTTgtgactttcttttatttaaaaaatatcacAATAAATGTCAGCTTTTGTTAATGCCATTCTTGTTAATACAAAGCAAGAAATTATGATCTTTGCATTTGTATGCCTGTTTGACCGATCACAGTGCACAGTACCACTTCCTCCTCTTTCCCCAACAATTAAGCAGCAGACAAGGAATATGAGCTTAAACTAACACTCAATAACAACCAATCATTTTTtcgctttatttaatttttatattttaccatcgCTGTATCCTagtcagggctgcagtgggtccagcttTCCTAAAATCAATAGGCACAATACAATTACCACAACAGATCATTCATCTGCATATCTACATATAATTCTCATGCTGGATGCTCTTCCTGATGCAGCCCTCTCATTTTttaggcttgggaccagcactaaagtTGATCTAAAGTTTGGTCTAACCCCAAAACTCAGACACTGCTGTTACCAGCAGCATGGCTCCTATCATTACGCCAAACAAGCTCACTTTTTAATTCACATTTGGAATAATGTATAAAacagtttttgttatttaacaaTGCTAATTTAAAGTTATTTCCAGGTTAGCTAAATAATCAATTCCTGTTAAAACGTGACCACTTTAAAAGGAATGGGCATGAGTACATCACATCATTAACTTCTATTTAAACACTGCCTTTCAGTACCTTAATCTCAACTTGATGGCGCTCTTCAGCTTCCTCCATTTCTCTGTCTCTGTTCCTCAGATCAGCTTTCTTTTCCTCTAGTTGTCTTTTAGTGATCTCCCAGAATGTGTGAATCTTGTCTCTTTCAAGTTGGAAATAATTGcgctcttctctctctctgtccagCTCCTCACGCAGCCGGACAATGTGCTCCTCCAACTAATCAgtgaaatacaaaataaaaaaagtgtaaCCAAGCAAACTATTTGGCCTAACTTACATTACCCTAAATGTTCCCATTAAGCTACTATAAGCTTTCAGTCTAACTCTACGTTGAACGCACTGTTGAatattattttgattttattgcagacCAATCAGACTGGCAAAATCTGAATAAGTGTCATATGAATGCaaatttgatttattacattaatattaatgGCAAATAATGTTTACAGCCTGATGCTTTCACATAGTGAAGAGTAAGGATGCAGATTAGTTCTGCACTTAACACATCTGTTAAAGgtcaaatatttgtttttagtaCAATTATATTTTTCCTTTAGGTGGATAAAAAAACCTCTTATGAACCCTGCCGGAATACACAGTGGTAGGGGAAATACTGTTATCATGCAAACTGTTACCTAAAATATCATATAAAATGTTAACATCACAGCTAAAATGCAAATACACCGTGGTTTTAAAAACAgtagtaaaaaaatacatttttgttgtttttggctCAAAAATATTTCCTCTTTTTTAACTGTTctgattgtgtttttttattggaATATAGGAATTAATTTGGATAAAAGTTTAATATGTAATGtttaaaaagaaatttgagAAAGCGGTTGGACCTTTTCAAAAACAATTACAATGTGTATTTTATGTGGTAATACATTTGATAAAAACTTAtcaaatgtaaacctaaaaataATTTCAATATACATTGATAAGTCACTTAGCTGGTCTTTAACACTGTGAAAACACTGCTCATTTACTGTACGCGTGCAATTGAATTCTCCTCCAGCTCTTTATCAGTGCCCGCATTTCACCATAGGTTGCTTTTGGCTGGATTTCTACACCCAGTGGTGTCAGCAAAGCAGTAAAATTCCAGATAACACTGCTGTTTTTGATTCCCATTCCTGCTGAAATGACAGCATAGACCAGCATTATCTGTTTGCTGGTCTAAGCTGGTTTCGGCTGCCAGATTCTGACCAAATTATATTGTAGTTGACCTGCAAAAAACCAAcatgtgctgtttttttttatacttttatgcTTCAAGTAAAGTTTATTaattttgtgggaatttgtgccacaaAATATAGAACCATAACTACCATAAACCATACATACTAATCCAGCATAAAAGCAGCATTATTTATTACAACTGTGCATACAAGAGATATGCTACAGTTCATACTTTTCTGCTTAACATGGACATGGGGTCAGTGCCTACAAAAACTACTTGTGTACAAACAGTGAGCATGTCAAGCCAGGTCCATAAGGCAAAAAGATATGTATAATAGATGTACCTGGAAAAAACAATGGTGAGAGTAGATTGAAAGATGTAGGATTGAAAGATGTAGGTGTATGTaatcaaattaaataatgaGTGTTGTGTTTATAGATAAATGATGATGTTTGATGTTGCCAAAATAAATGCTATTTATATATTCTAAATTACCTGTTCCTTTGACATTTCCTCAGTAGAAAGGCCATCGACCACTGTAGGGCTCTTTCCCTTTGCGGATTTTGTCCCCTTCTTTTTTGGAGGCTGAAACATTAACAGTTGTAGACCAGGGTGAACTCACGGTATTCCGTACAACCAATGAATAACTTTTGTTGTTCCATATTTTTAAACTTAACAGAATTTGTAAGACTGTGTCCCCATGTTTTTTGAGAAACATTGCACACTTTGACCTggatgtaattaataataaacttatattctataaatactaaatattttatagattatGTGATGTTCGGAACACTGTTATTGCAACGTTACACACTGTGTTTAACAGTAGTCGACGCATTACTAGAGCGCTAGTTAAATTAGCGGGCTATCAACAAAACTGTAAACGTGAGTTCTAGGTTTTCTCGTACTTACCATTATGGTGTTTAATTAATTAcgttaaatatttaaaagcaaataaaaagagCGTCAATAACCGAGCAGCTTTTTATAAACGGTCAGTTAGCACTACTAGCTTTACATTGCAGTGAGCTCAGCTGCATACAAGACGGCGTCATGGCAACAGAGACTGAAATCTCGCGAGAAGTAAGACTGTTCGATGCCTTGATTCAAGACCTTCAAGAGTCGATTCCAATTCTGATTCATTGTTTGGAATTCATGGTGTAGATTCCAAGAGATTGCTGGTAGAGGGTGCCACATAGCAATATGTGACACGGGGGcctggttttattttgtcttcatttactgtctgtaagTTTGGGATGTTCTTCATTTAaactccactcactgcccacttcccaaaacatgcaggagGAGAATACctgctttaaattgcccctagatgAAAAGTAAGTGGGTAAGTGTGTAGCATCATGTGACCCTGACTGGGAATACAagattattgtaaataaatgaataattgcaACAATCAAGCagcacactagcccactaccactgggttCCAGGGATCGAATCCCcaacagtgctatcagccagtcagacGTCTACAGAccgacatgattgactatgtctgagggagggttgCGATGAATTGGCctcttgtccagggtgtgttactgaatTGCGCACAGTGATTCggaggaaaccagacccaccacgaccctgaccaggataaaacagttgtaaaacatgaaaatgatcaTGAAAAATTAAATGAGTATGCCTTCAGGCTGGCACAGCTGGAAGAgtcacacacaaaaacatgggTCCTTGGGacctggtcactgtctgtgaggagtttggcatgttctcctggtGTCCATGCAGGTTTTCACCAGGTACTCTTGTTTTGTACCACactttaaaaacatgcagatgtGGTGATTAGCTGCTCTAAAATCCCCCCAGGTGTGAACTGAGTGTGTAGTGTTGCACCTAATGTTTTTAGTGCAGGACCCATTGCCACCCTGACTATAATGaaacagaaaatgaataaatgagtataCCATGCCATTATTCGTATTTAACACCTAACCAACACATGCCCTGTCTACCTTCTTCTAGCTGGGCAGTCAGCCAGTGTATCCTGCATGctctttttgtgtttgtgtttctcttGCATTCGAGGGCAATCTGTATTCTGAACTAGCCAACAACATTTACAATACAGAGTGTCATTTACCCAGCTCTACCCCTTGACTCACCCTCTCTCCCCCTTTCTCTCTCATTATTCTTTctctctcccttttttctccataTCTCCCTTCCTCTCTCTCACGCTCTCATTTTCTCTGAATGACTGGAACACATACTTTTACGGGCTCTTATAGCTGAATAGCTGTGGAGTGTGGTGAACAGGAGGAACAGCAGGAACACAGAACATGAAGAAAGCATAGACGGCGTGTTCCACAGTGACATTTAGTGGTAGCTTAAGCCTATACTCTGCATCTTTTTCTTTCCTGCTTTCTGTACATATCACAAGCTCCTTACATCTTCACATGTGGCTGCTGTAGACTGTAGCTTCAGACTCTTGGTTTGCTGGATGGAGGCACAGGGAAGGGCTAGTAGCCCAGGTAAGAGCAGTCTCACCTTTTAACTCTTATATTTGATGGATATTTGCTGACTTTAAAGTCTGATATGTTAAAAATGTTGGATACAATTACATTATTGACCGGATGACAATTGTACTGCTGTAAATTGTGTAATGTATTAGCAATTTGGTTAAAAGCAAATATCActacaaaaagaaatacagtcaGGTCACAAGTACACATACATTTGTAAGGGGCATATAGGTCATGACAGACTCAATTTTAATGGTGTctgccaaaagtttggacaaaagtatgtagacacctgaccatgagcttattgggcatcccatttcaaaaccatggacataAGGAGTTTTCCACAAACCACACACTTTCAGGCTATAACAGTCCCCACTTTTTTCAAGTGTCACTGTCAATTTGTCAACTGTCAATTCTACCAACACtgtcagtcaaaaaagcatctGTATGGTCATGCAGCACTTTTGGAACAAGAAGACCTGGTTCATGATCAAACTTGTCAAATCAAGATCAAATCAGGTAAGGGTTTTCGCCAAACTCTTTAcataaagttaaaagcatatcattcAGCATATCATTAGCAATGAGTGTGACTGAAACCCCAATAATGAGCCAATAATTaggatgtgtccacatacttttggccatatagtgtgctTTTTTTTGTCTAAAAGATTTTAACAAACTGTAGTTCTT from Trichomycterus rosablanca isolate fTriRos1 chromosome 11, fTriRos1.hap1, whole genome shotgun sequence includes the following:
- the gas8 gene encoding dynein regulatory complex subunit 4; this encodes MPPKKKGTKSAKGKSPTVVDGLSTEEMSKEQLEEHIVRLREELDREREERNYFQLERDKIHTFWEITKRQLEEKKADLRNRDREMEEAEERHQVEIKVYKQKVKHLLYEQQNNIAELKTEGVIATKLVQKEHADLENELRKGIRTLKVDLKEQELSNENLTKNLKLKHDEDITKLRNDFERQVREIEAKYEKKMQALRQEQDLRRKTEIHDVEERKNGHINTLIKNHEKAFSDIKNYYNDITLNNLALINTLREQVEEMKKKEERLEKEMADVLQQNKRLTEPLQKATEEVSELQKQLANYKKDKVSLAGAKARLKVADKEMKDLRWEHEVLEQRFSKVQQERDELYQKFSKAILEVQQKSGFKNLLLEKKLDALTDTLEKKEAQLNEVLSASNLDQSALNVVTRKLEEVLDSKNFAIKDLQYELARVCKAHNDLLKTYEAKLKVFGIPVDELGFKPLESSLVKQTLGQGPAGLVSAPL